In Ruegeria sp. YS9, the genomic window CGTTGTGTCGCGTCGCGCAATCCTGGAAGAATCGCGTGCCGAACAGCGTGCGGAAGTCATCGGCAACCTGTCCGAAGGTCAGACCGTCGAGGGTGTCGTCAAGAACATCACCGAATACGGCGCATTTGTTGACCTGGGCGGCGTTGACGGCCTGCTGCACGTCACCGACATGGCATGGCGCCGTGTGAACCACCCATCCGAGATCCTGTCGATCGGCGAAACCATCAAGGTTCAGGTCATCAAGATCAACAAAGAGACCCACCGCATCAGCCTGGGCATGAAGCAGCTGCAGGAAGATCCGTGGGATCTGGTTGCGGCCAAGTACCCGCTGGGCTCGGTCCATCAGGGTCGCGTCACCAACATCACCGACTACGGCGCGTTTGTCGAGCTGGAAGCCGGTGTCGAAGGTCTGGTGCACGTGTCCGAGATGTCCTGGACCAAGAAAAACGTCCACCCTGGCAAGATCGTTTCGACCAGCCAGGAAGTCGACGTCATGGTTCTGGAAATCGACGGCGCCAAGCGTCGTGTGTCTCTGGGCCTGAAGCAGACCCAGCGCAACCCATGGGAAGTGTTTGCAGAAACACACCCCGAGGGCACCGAGGTCGAAGGCGAAGTCAAGAACATCACCGAATTCGGTCTGTTCATCGGCCTCGAAGGCGACATCGACGGCATGGTTCACCTGTCCGACCTGTCCTGGGACGAGCGTGGCGAGGATGCCATCCAGAACTACCGCAAGGGCGACGTCGTTCAGGCGGTCGTCTCGGAAGTTGACGTTGAAAAAGAGCGTATCTCGCTGTCGATCAAAGCCCTGGGCGGTGACAAGTTCGCCGAAGCCGTGGGCGGCGTGAAGCGTGGCTCGGTCATCACCGTCGAAGTCACCGCGATCGAAGATGGCGGCATCGAGGTCGAATACGAAGGCATGAAGTCGTTCATCCGTCGTTCGGACCTGTCGCGTGACCGTGCCGAACAGCGCCCCGAGCGTTTCTCGGTCGGTGACAAGGTCGACGTCCGCGTCACCAACGTCGACAGCAAGACCCGTCGTCTGGGCCTGTCGATCAAGGCGCGCGAGATCGCCGAAGAGAAAGAGGCCGTGGAGCAGTACGGTTCCTCCGATTCGGGCGCATCGCTGGGCGATATCCTGGGTGCAGCGCTGAAATCCGGCGACTAAGCTCGGGTGCAATCCCGAACAAGAATTACGGCCTCGCGCACCCGCGCGGGGCCGTTTTTGTTGCGAATCAATATGTTCCGATTCATCGGCTTGTTCGTGGTATTGCTCGCGCATTAAGTGTGGAAATTGGCCTGACAGGTAAAATTTCGCGCGAGAATGTGGCAAAATAAAGCCTCAAAACTCAGAGTATCCGTTCCCCCCTTCCGGGTTTTTTCCTATACTGTCAAAACAGTAGACCTGTCACACCGGCTGCCTGGGAGGGTATCACGCATGATCCGTTCAGAATTGATTCAGAAAATCGCTGACGAAAACCCGCATCTCTATCAGCGTGATGTGGAGCGGATCGTGAACACCGTATTCGAAGAAGTCACGGACGCCATGGCGCGCGGTGACCGTGTCGAACTGCGGGGCTTTGGTGCCTTTTCCGTGAAAAAACGCGACGCACGTGTTGGGCGCAACCCGCGCACGGGTGAAACGGTGCAGGTCGAAGAAAAATGTGTACCGTTTTTCAAAACTGGGAAGTTGCTCAGGGATCGATTGAACGGTAAAGCCTGACACCATGATGCGTTACCTTCGATATGCTTTTCTGGCGGCCCTCGGGATCGTTCTGATTTCCGTGTCTCTTGCCAATGTTCAGTCTGTTGAACTGAAACTGATGCCGGATGCTCTGGCCGAGCTTCTGGGTTTTAACCTCAGCGCGTCACTGCCGCTGTTTCTGGTGGTTTTGGGCGGTGTGGCAGCAGGATTGGTTATTGGCTTCCTGTGGGAATGGCTGCGGGAACACAAGCACCGCCGCGACGCGACCGTGAAGAAGACCGAAGTGCGCAAGCTTGAGCGCGAAGTCAAGAAACTCAAGAAAAAGCAAAACGAAGGCAAGGACGACGTTCTTGCCCTTCTGGATGAGGCGAGCTGAGCCTGATCGCTATGCCTGATGTTCGGTTCAAAATCTGCGGCCTGACCGCACCTGATCACGTGCGCGCAGCGGCGGAAGCCGGGGCAGGCTATGTCGGGTTTGTTTTCTTCCCGAAATCGCCGCGCAATCTGGATGTTTCGCGTGCCGTAGAACTGGCGCATCTGGTCCCAGTTGGCGTTGCCAAGGTGGCTTTGGTCGTGAATGCCACTGACGAAGAATTGGACGGGATCGTTTCGACTGTACCGCTTGATATGCTTCAACTGCATGGCAGGGAATCGCCCGAACGGGTTTCCGAAATTCGCGAGCGATTTGGTTTGCCGGTGATGAAAGCCATCGGTGTGGCCGAGGCCGAGGATCTGGCGGCCATCGATCTTTACTCGGAAGTGGCCGATCAACTGCTGATCGATGCAAAACCGCCCAGAGAATCCGAATTGCCGGGCGGCAATGGGTTGGCCTTTGATTGGCGGCTGCTGGCCGGACGGAAATACTGGCGGCGCCCTTGGATGCTGGCCGGTGGCCTGACACCCCTGAATGTTGCCGAAGCTGTCCGGATGACAGGTGCCCGTCAGGTGGATGTGTCATCCGGTGTTGAAAGTGCGCCGGGTGTGAAAGATGCGGACTTGATCCGCAACTTTGCAACCGCTCTTGGGTGATCTGATACACAACTTGCTGCGTATCTCTCGAAACGGAGGGATGGCGTATGCTGGCAACAGACCGCTTGGCCGATATGAACAGTTTTCACTACTTCTCATGGATCGGTATCGCCAGCTCTGAGCAGGCGATACAGGTCTGGCGTCAATGCACGCAGGCGGCAGAATGATGCGTTTTGCCCATGGCAAATCCCGCAGCCACCACCTATGAACAACAGATACGACGAGGGAGACACCCATGGCCAACGATCTTTTCAATTCCTTCATGTCCGGCCCTGACGAACAGGGACGTTTCGGCATCTTCGGCGGGCGTTTTGTCAGTGAAACA contains:
- the ihfB gene encoding integration host factor subunit beta is translated as MIRSELIQKIADENPHLYQRDVERIVNTVFEEVTDAMARGDRVELRGFGAFSVKKRDARVGRNPRTGETVQVEEKCVPFFKTGKLLRDRLNGKA
- a CDS encoding phosphoribosylanthranilate isomerase — translated: MPDVRFKICGLTAPDHVRAAAEAGAGYVGFVFFPKSPRNLDVSRAVELAHLVPVGVAKVALVVNATDEELDGIVSTVPLDMLQLHGRESPERVSEIRERFGLPVMKAIGVAEAEDLAAIDLYSEVADQLLIDAKPPRESELPGGNGLAFDWRLLAGRKYWRRPWMLAGGLTPLNVAEAVRMTGARQVDVSSGVESAPGVKDADLIRNFATALG
- the rpsA gene encoding 30S ribosomal protein S1 encodes the protein MANASMEEFEALLNESFEMDTPEEGSVVKGKVLAIEAGQAIIDVGYKMEGRVDLKEFANPGEAPEIAVGDEVEVYLRAAENARGEAVISREMARREEAWDRLEKAYADDQRVEGAIFGRVKGGFTVDLGGAVAFLPGSQVDVRPVRDAGPLMGLKQPFQILKMDRRRGNIVVSRRAILEESRAEQRAEVIGNLSEGQTVEGVVKNITEYGAFVDLGGVDGLLHVTDMAWRRVNHPSEILSIGETIKVQVIKINKETHRISLGMKQLQEDPWDLVAAKYPLGSVHQGRVTNITDYGAFVELEAGVEGLVHVSEMSWTKKNVHPGKIVSTSQEVDVMVLEIDGAKRRVSLGLKQTQRNPWEVFAETHPEGTEVEGEVKNITEFGLFIGLEGDIDGMVHLSDLSWDERGEDAIQNYRKGDVVQAVVSEVDVEKERISLSIKALGGDKFAEAVGGVKRGSVITVEVTAIEDGGIEVEYEGMKSFIRRSDLSRDRAEQRPERFSVGDKVDVRVTNVDSKTRRLGLSIKAREIAEEKEAVEQYGSSDSGASLGDILGAALKSGD
- a CDS encoding lipopolysaccharide assembly protein LapA domain-containing protein, with protein sequence MRYLRYAFLAALGIVLISVSLANVQSVELKLMPDALAELLGFNLSASLPLFLVVLGGVAAGLVIGFLWEWLREHKHRRDATVKKTEVRKLEREVKKLKKKQNEGKDDVLALLDEAS